Proteins from a genomic interval of Prevotella sp. E13-27:
- the alaS gene encoding alanine--tRNA ligase translates to MMTAKEIRDSYKKFFESKGHAIVPSAPMVIKDDPTLMFTNAGMNQWKDIILGTRDPEPRRRADTQKCLRVSGKHNDLEEVGHDTYHHTMFEMLGNWSFGDYFKEGAIDMAWEYLVDVLKLNPEDLYVTVFEGSPEENIPRDDEAAKYWAKHVPEDHIINGNKHDNFWEMGDTGPCGPCSEIHVDSRTPEQKAASGKTGRELVNQDDPQVIEIWNLVFMQFNRKADGSLEKLSMNVIDTGMGFERLVRMMQGKHSNYDTDVFQPIIKAEQQITGLKYTTFEEEASQTSTTSETSNSSQEQINVAMRVCADHLRAVAFSIADGQLPSNAKAGYVIRRILRRAVRYAYTFLGQKEAFLFKLLPTLVEEMGDAFPELKAQQQLIAKVMKEEEDSFLRTLDKGIALLDKAMEQLKAEGKTELDGVQAFRLFDTYGFPLDLTELICRENGFTVNEKQFDVEMQKQKERARNAAAVENSDWVELKAGEQQFVGYDYTEYECEILRYRKVTQKKNEFYEVVLSATPFYGEMGGQVGDQGVLVSETETIDVIDSKRENGQTVHIVKQMPKDPSAPFMACVDTDKRDASAANHTATHLLDYALKQVLGDHVEQKGSFVSPDTLRFDFSHFEKVTDEQLREVERMVNDMIRQDLPRDEHRDMPMEEAKKLGAIALFGEKYGDKVRVMRFGPSCELCGGIHATSTGRIGFFKIISESSVAAGIRRIEAKTGKECEELLYTLEDTLKAVKSFFNNAKDLQGVIQKYIEEHDHMKKEIESFQAQAIETAAKKLVETARTVNGITVISKVIPMAPAAAKDLAFKVRAAVDGSLLCVIGSHENQKPQLTIMLSDDMVSEHGLNAGQMVREAAKLIQGGGGGQPHFAQAGGKNADGLSAAVDKVLEMAKL, encoded by the coding sequence ATGATGACCGCAAAAGAAATCCGCGACTCTTACAAGAAATTTTTCGAGTCGAAAGGACATGCCATTGTGCCTTCTGCACCAATGGTAATCAAGGATGACCCTACGCTGATGTTCACCAACGCAGGCATGAACCAATGGAAAGATATTATCCTCGGCACTCGTGACCCAGAGCCACGCCGCCGCGCCGACACCCAGAAGTGTCTGCGTGTAAGTGGTAAACACAATGATCTGGAAGAGGTAGGTCACGACACATACCACCACACTATGTTCGAGATGCTCGGCAACTGGTCGTTTGGCGACTACTTCAAGGAGGGAGCCATCGACATGGCATGGGAGTATCTTGTTGACGTGCTGAAGCTGAACCCCGAAGATCTTTACGTCACAGTATTCGAAGGTTCTCCCGAAGAGAACATTCCTCGCGACGATGAGGCAGCGAAGTACTGGGCAAAGCATGTTCCTGAAGACCATATCATCAACGGCAACAAGCACGACAACTTCTGGGAGATGGGCGACACAGGTCCCTGCGGTCCCTGCTCAGAGATTCATGTTGACTCTCGCACACCTGAGCAGAAGGCAGCTTCTGGCAAGACCGGTCGTGAGTTAGTGAACCAGGACGACCCACAGGTCATCGAGATATGGAACCTCGTTTTCATGCAGTTCAACCGTAAGGCTGACGGTTCTCTTGAGAAGCTCTCAATGAACGTCATAGATACCGGCATGGGCTTCGAGCGCCTTGTTCGCATGATGCAGGGCAAGCACTCAAACTACGATACCGACGTATTCCAGCCCATCATCAAGGCTGAGCAGCAGATAACAGGACTGAAATATACCACCTTCGAGGAGGAAGCTAGTCAAACTAGTACAACTAGTGAAACTAGCAACTCCAGCCAGGAGCAGATAAACGTTGCCATGCGCGTTTGTGCCGACCACCTGCGTGCAGTAGCATTCTCTATTGCCGACGGTCAGCTGCCATCTAACGCAAAGGCAGGCTATGTAATCCGCCGCATACTGCGCCGTGCTGTCCGCTATGCCTACACATTCCTTGGACAGAAAGAGGCATTCCTCTTCAAGCTCCTGCCTACCCTCGTTGAGGAGATGGGCGACGCTTTCCCAGAGCTGAAGGCACAGCAGCAGCTCATCGCCAAGGTGATGAAGGAAGAGGAAGACTCGTTCCTGCGCACTCTCGACAAGGGTATCGCCCTTCTTGACAAGGCAATGGAGCAGCTTAAAGCTGAGGGTAAGACAGAGCTTGACGGCGTTCAGGCATTCCGTCTGTTCGACACCTATGGCTTCCCTCTCGACCTCACCGAGCTTATCTGTCGCGAGAACGGCTTCACTGTCAACGAGAAACAGTTCGATGTCGAGATGCAGAAGCAGAAGGAGCGTGCCCGCAACGCAGCAGCTGTTGAAAACAGCGACTGGGTAGAGCTTAAGGCTGGCGAGCAGCAGTTCGTCGGTTATGACTATACCGAATACGAATGTGAGATTCTTCGCTACCGCAAGGTAACCCAGAAGAAGAACGAGTTCTACGAAGTAGTACTGTCTGCCACTCCTTTCTACGGAGAGATGGGTGGTCAGGTAGGCGACCAGGGTGTTCTTGTTTCTGAGACAGAGACTATCGACGTCATCGACTCTAAGCGTGAGAACGGCCAGACCGTTCACATCGTTAAGCAGATGCCAAAGGATCCATCGGCTCCATTCATGGCATGTGTCGATACAGACAAGCGCGATGCTTCTGCTGCCAACCACACAGCAACCCACCTGCTCGACTATGCCTTGAAGCAGGTGCTTGGCGATCATGTGGAGCAGAAAGGCTCATTTGTTAGCCCCGACACTCTGCGCTTCGACTTTTCTCACTTCGAGAAGGTCACTGACGAGCAGCTACGCGAGGTGGAACGCATGGTCAACGACATGATTCGTCAGGACCTTCCACGCGACGAGCATCGTGACATGCCTATGGAAGAGGCAAAGAAGCTCGGTGCCATAGCACTCTTCGGTGAGAAATATGGTGACAAGGTGCGCGTCATGCGCTTTGGTCCTTCATGCGAGCTCTGCGGCGGTATCCATGCCACATCAACAGGTCGCATCGGCTTCTTCAAGATCATCTCCGAAAGCTCTGTTGCCGCAGGCATCCGCCGTATTGAAGCCAAGACCGGCAAGGAGTGTGAGGAACTGCTCTACACCCTTGAGGACACGCTGAAAGCTGTGAAGTCATTCTTCAACAACGCCAAGGATCTTCAGGGCGTCATCCAAAAATATATTGAGGAGCACGACCATATGAAGAAGGAGATAGAGTCATTCCAAGCGCAAGCCATCGAGACAGCTGCCAAGAAGCTTGTCGAGACAGCTCGCACCGTCAATGGTATAACAGTTATCAGCAAAGTTATTCCAATGGCACCTGCCGCAGCCAAGGATCTGGCATTCAAGGTTCGCGCTGCAGTTGACGGCTCACTGCTCTGCGTTATCGGTTCACACGAGAACCAGAAGCCTCAGCTCACCATCATGCTGAGTGACGACATGGTCAGCGAGCACGGACTCAACGCCGGTCAGATGGTTCGCGAGGCTGCCAAACTCATACAGGGCGGTGGCGGCGGTCAGCCTCATTTCGCACAGGCTGGCGGTAAGAATGCCGACGGTCTGAGTGCAGCTGTAGATAAAGTCTTAGAGATGGCAAAACTCTAA
- a CDS encoding pectinesterase family protein produces the protein MKKILYFILLFTFLPLSRIQAASPFDNPDTIVVSRDGTGQFRTVGEAIEVCRAFMDYHKVIFVKKGTYKEKLIIPQWLQNIEICGEDCNETIITWDDHANIVMNDSNWPAELNQQLKAMGNRPKLGTFRSFTLRIDANDITLKNITIENNAARLGQAVALHTQGDRLKFINCRFLGNQDTVYTGLANTRLLFDHCYIEGTTDFIFGPSTAWFEKCTIHCKINSYITAASTPQDVAFGYVFNECTVTAADNVSKLYLGRPWRDYGYTLFMRCTLPAQIRPEGWHNWEKHREQTARYLEFENTGDGSDTSKRVTWSRQLSKKEAKAITIENVFQRNDGWKPF, from the coding sequence ATGAAGAAGATTTTATATTTCATTCTGCTGTTCACCTTCCTCCCGCTATCACGGATACAAGCCGCATCGCCATTTGACAATCCAGACACAATTGTCGTTTCACGCGACGGCACAGGACAGTTCCGAACCGTAGGCGAAGCCATTGAGGTGTGTCGTGCCTTCATGGACTACCACAAGGTTATCTTTGTAAAGAAAGGCACATATAAGGAAAAGCTCATCATTCCTCAATGGCTGCAAAACATTGAGATATGCGGCGAAGACTGCAACGAGACCATCATAACATGGGATGACCACGCAAACATTGTGATGAACGACAGCAACTGGCCTGCAGAGCTTAACCAGCAGCTCAAAGCCATGGGCAATCGTCCGAAACTGGGAACATTCCGCTCATTCACATTAAGAATCGATGCTAACGACATCACCCTGAAAAACATCACCATAGAAAATAATGCCGCCCGACTGGGTCAGGCAGTGGCACTGCACACACAAGGCGACCGTCTGAAGTTCATCAACTGCCGTTTCCTTGGCAATCAGGATACAGTCTATACAGGTTTGGCAAACACACGCCTTCTGTTCGACCATTGTTACATAGAAGGCACCACCGACTTCATCTTCGGTCCTTCTACAGCATGGTTTGAGAAATGCACCATCCACTGTAAGATAAACTCATACATCACCGCTGCCTCAACGCCACAGGATGTTGCCTTTGGTTATGTGTTCAACGAATGCACAGTTACTGCTGCCGACAATGTCTCGAAGCTTTACTTAGGACGTCCATGGCGCGACTACGGCTATACCCTCTTCATGCGCTGCACTCTTCCTGCACAGATTCGTCCTGAAGGCTGGCACAACTGGGAGAAGCATCGCGAGCAGACCGCCCGTTATCTTGAGTTTGAGAACACAGGCGATGGTTCCGACACATCGAAGCGCGTTACTTGGAGCCGTCAGCTATCAAAGAAAGAGGCCAAAGCAATAACCATAGAGAACGTCTTCCAGCGCAACGATGGCTGGAAACCTTTTTAA
- a CDS encoding alpha/beta hydrolase family protein, producing MKKAAFLCLSMLPLLAISQHETEVKEFNLTGPFAVSAPVCADTADLNGKHFDDTSILNGLRLTSASTTTYNGALLPSLPEQKGVGILSFYINNTSYLKGKLSVNGAKKYKLFIDGTESSGELKLAPEHHTIAIKFLAEPSDTDSIKVTIDAPSAINYTLDKRHPYMVHDLTDGRRVRGINISADGAFVTLSFQTTERGGKSRWEYELRDTKKGQLVRTLTQNVTWMPKSCAYIEEVWEGDKRVLYKVDALSGERTRLAYDLPSGYYALSPTEDYLIITGEEDGPKEDEEVFEVLEMDDRQPGWRKRSFLQRYDLASGLCQRLTFGSHSQYLHDISADGKKLLIGSSYSRLSRRPTEVVDVTILDLTTLKADTIIKGEGFLGSFHFSPDGKQLLVTGTPEAFNRIGCQLPASVIPNMIEKELFLFDIATKAVTPLTKDFNPSITNVTWANESNMIFFSAEDRDYVRLYQLNPSNGKITQLEIAGDYAYRFDVANNSNQICYLSYETMAPASAYLAYTAKGKSAMKQIRLFDGHTALGDAELGTCKDWNFTNSRGDTVYGRLYLPKDFDATKKYPMIVYYYGGCSPVSRYFESPYAPQYWNSLGYVAYILQPSGATGFGQEWASRHVNTAGHGPAEDIIEGTKQICKEHQFIDASKIGCMGASYGGFMTQYLQTQTDIFAAAVSHAGIANHTSYWGEGYWGYNYSEVSMAESYPWSHRKLYVEQSPLFNADKIHTPLLLLHGTDDTNVPIIESLQMFTALKLLGREVALVEVKGENHHILDYRKREKWLATQMAWFQKWLKGDSSWWDALYPKKNL from the coding sequence ATGAAAAAGGCAGCTTTTTTATGCTTATCCATGCTTCCTCTGTTGGCTATTTCCCAACATGAAACGGAAGTAAAAGAATTCAACCTTACTGGTCCGTTTGCAGTCAGCGCCCCTGTCTGCGCCGATACCGCCGACCTTAACGGAAAGCATTTCGATGACACTTCCATTCTAAATGGACTCCGTCTCACATCAGCTTCTACAACAACCTATAATGGTGCGCTTCTCCCATCATTACCCGAGCAGAAGGGCGTCGGCATACTATCGTTCTACATCAACAATACAAGCTACCTGAAAGGAAAACTGTCTGTGAATGGTGCTAAGAAATACAAGTTGTTTATTGACGGAACAGAGAGTTCTGGAGAACTAAAGTTGGCACCAGAACATCACACTATTGCAATAAAGTTTCTCGCCGAGCCGAGCGACACTGATTCTATAAAAGTAACCATCGACGCACCAAGCGCCATCAACTACACTCTCGACAAGCGTCATCCCTATATGGTCCACGACCTTACCGACGGGCGTCGCGTCCGCGGCATCAACATATCGGCCGACGGCGCGTTTGTAACATTATCATTTCAGACAACTGAGCGTGGCGGAAAGAGTCGTTGGGAATATGAGCTGCGTGACACGAAGAAAGGTCAGCTCGTGCGCACTCTGACACAAAATGTGACATGGATGCCGAAAAGCTGTGCATATATAGAAGAGGTATGGGAAGGCGACAAACGAGTTCTCTACAAGGTTGACGCGCTGAGTGGCGAGCGCACGCGTTTGGCCTATGATCTGCCAAGTGGCTACTATGCATTAAGCCCAACCGAAGACTATCTCATCATCACTGGTGAGGAAGACGGCCCGAAGGAAGACGAAGAAGTTTTCGAGGTTCTTGAGATGGACGATCGTCAGCCAGGATGGCGCAAGCGTAGTTTCCTTCAGCGATATGATCTCGCATCAGGACTCTGTCAGCGTCTAACCTTTGGCTCGCACAGCCAATATCTACACGACATCTCTGCCGACGGAAAGAAGCTACTCATTGGCTCGTCTTATTCGCGTCTGTCGCGCCGTCCCACAGAGGTTGTAGATGTAACCATCCTCGACCTCACCACTCTAAAGGCCGACACAATCATTAAGGGCGAAGGTTTTCTTGGTTCGTTCCACTTCTCGCCCGATGGAAAGCAACTGTTAGTCACAGGCACGCCTGAAGCATTCAACAGGATTGGATGCCAGCTACCTGCCAGCGTCATACCAAACATGATTGAGAAAGAGCTGTTTCTCTTTGACATAGCCACAAAAGCGGTCACCCCATTGACAAAGGATTTCAACCCATCTATAACTAATGTGACATGGGCAAATGAGAGTAACATGATTTTCTTCTCCGCAGAGGACCGCGACTATGTCAGACTCTACCAACTGAACCCATCAAACGGAAAGATAACACAGCTTGAAATTGCCGGCGACTACGCCTATCGCTTTGATGTAGCTAACAATTCCAACCAGATTTGTTATCTCAGCTACGAGACCATGGCGCCTGCTTCGGCATACCTGGCATACACAGCAAAAGGAAAGAGCGCCATGAAGCAGATAAGGCTTTTCGACGGACATACAGCCCTTGGCGATGCTGAACTGGGCACATGCAAGGACTGGAACTTCACCAACTCACGCGGCGACACCGTCTATGGTCGTCTGTATCTGCCTAAAGACTTCGATGCTACGAAGAAATACCCCATGATAGTATATTATTATGGTGGATGCTCACCCGTTTCCCGCTATTTCGAGTCGCCTTATGCACCTCAGTACTGGAACTCGCTGGGCTATGTGGCATATATCCTCCAGCCGAGTGGTGCCACGGGCTTCGGACAGGAGTGGGCTTCACGCCATGTCAATACCGCAGGCCACGGACCAGCTGAGGACATCATCGAAGGCACAAAGCAGATATGCAAGGAACATCAGTTCATTGACGCGTCAAAGATTGGATGCATGGGAGCTTCTTACGGTGGTTTCATGACGCAGTACCTACAGACACAGACAGACATCTTCGCTGCTGCAGTCTCTCATGCAGGCATTGCCAATCACACCAGCTACTGGGGCGAAGGCTATTGGGGATATAACTATAGTGAGGTTTCAATGGCCGAGAGCTATCCCTGGAGCCATCGCAAGCTGTATGTTGAACAGTCACCCCTCTTCAATGCCGACAAGATTCACACTCCCCTACTGCTCCTCCACGGAACAGATGATACAAACGTGCCAATCATTGAGAGTCTGCAGATGTTCACAGCTCTGAAGCTTCTCGGACGCGAGGTAGCTCTTGTTGAGGTTAAAGGTGAAAACCATCACATTCTCGACTACCGCAAACGCGAGAAATGGCTCGCCACACAGATGGCCTGGTTCCAGAAATGGCTCAAAGGCGACTCATCATGGTGGGACGCTCTCTACCCGAAAAAGAACCTTTAG
- a CDS encoding dienelactone hydrolase family protein produces the protein MTARAIALITTLFATSIFMSVSAQQRAKYEFKRNLPVYADSLLKDLTYPLAWENSTLPFNAWKEAARQKVFDCMLTPPPAPAEGGMSSKILCEEQRDGYKARKIEIQLSRYYTVPAYVLIPDGKGPFPAINLLHDHGAHLFIGKEKMIRPLECEDSLVKKDAQEWVEALYDGQFVGDFLAKNGYVVFSADAPMWGERGQQEGPRRDKYDMIAGNMMMYGIDLSAYMTYDDITGTDFLAMMPEVDEKRVGCMGLSMGAYRSWMLSALSSRIKAGAAVCWMVTTDEQMSFKYKRTENGGFANCLPGLRRWMDYPHVASIACPKPMLFINGSQDKLFPVAGVEKAFRIMHDTWKSQGADEKLETELWDISHACPLKAQQRVLEFFKKNL, from the coding sequence ATGACTGCACGAGCAATAGCACTGATTACCACACTGTTTGCCACCAGCATTTTCATGTCTGTCAGCGCACAGCAGCGAGCGAAATATGAGTTCAAGCGGAATCTGCCGGTATATGCCGATTCTCTTCTGAAAGATCTCACTTATCCTCTGGCATGGGAGAACAGCACTCTTCCGTTCAATGCCTGGAAAGAGGCTGCAAGACAAAAAGTGTTTGACTGCATGCTCACACCTCCCCCTGCCCCAGCGGAAGGCGGCATGAGCAGTAAGATTTTATGCGAAGAGCAGCGCGATGGTTACAAGGCAAGGAAGATTGAGATACAACTGTCACGATACTATACCGTGCCTGCCTATGTGCTCATACCTGATGGCAAAGGTCCGTTTCCTGCAATAAACCTGTTACACGACCACGGCGCTCACCTGTTCATTGGAAAGGAAAAGATGATTCGTCCGTTGGAGTGTGAGGACTCTCTTGTCAAGAAGGACGCACAAGAATGGGTGGAGGCGCTATACGACGGACAGTTCGTTGGTGACTTCTTGGCAAAAAACGGTTATGTAGTGTTCTCTGCCGACGCACCGATGTGGGGTGAGCGTGGACAGCAGGAGGGACCGCGCCGCGACAAATACGACATGATTGCAGGAAACATGATGATGTATGGCATAGACCTCAGCGCTTATATGACCTACGATGACATTACTGGCACTGACTTCCTCGCCATGATGCCTGAGGTAGATGAAAAACGCGTTGGCTGCATGGGACTCTCCATGGGTGCCTATCGTTCATGGATGCTCTCTGCTCTCAGCAGCCGCATAAAGGCAGGTGCTGCCGTCTGCTGGATGGTAACAACAGACGAGCAGATGTCATTTAAGTATAAGCGCACGGAGAATGGAGGCTTTGCCAACTGCCTGCCAGGCTTACGGCGATGGATGGACTATCCTCATGTGGCATCGATAGCATGTCCAAAGCCTATGCTCTTCATCAATGGCAGCCAGGACAAGCTCTTCCCTGTAGCTGGTGTGGAAAAAGCCTTCCGGATAATGCACGATACATGGAAGAGTCAGGGTGCTGACGAAAAACTGGAAACTGAGCTATGGGACATTTCTCACGCATGTCCGCTGAAGGCTCAACAGCGAGTATTGGAGTTCTTTAAGAAAAACTTATAA
- a CDS encoding MerR family transcriptional regulator, which translates to MALNLNKNLKLYYSIKEVAEMFGVNESTLRYWETEFPYLKPKTMSSNKVRQYSEKDIEQIKLIYNLVKVRGFKLAAAKKMINANRDGAEKRAEVLDRLIDVRDDLQALKREIDSLQ; encoded by the coding sequence ATGGCACTTAATCTGAATAAAAATCTGAAACTCTACTATTCCATAAAGGAAGTGGCAGAGATGTTTGGCGTTAATGAGAGTACGTTGCGCTATTGGGAAACAGAGTTTCCTTATCTGAAGCCAAAGACAATGAGCAGCAACAAGGTGCGTCAGTATTCTGAGAAGGATATTGAGCAGATTAAGTTGATATATAACCTTGTAAAGGTGCGTGGCTTCAAGCTTGCAGCAGCCAAGAAGATGATTAATGCCAACCGCGACGGCGCAGAGAAACGCGCAGAGGTTCTTGACCGTCTTATTGACGTGCGTGACGATCTGCAAGCCCTCAAGCGCGAGATAGATAGTCTGCAGTAG